In the genome of Tropicibacter oceani, one region contains:
- a CDS encoding N-formylglutamate amidohydrolase, protein MDALDWPAVAVFGDNGDGAVVLVCEHASAFIPPALDGLGIGDSARLSHVAWDIGALDMARRLCARMRAPLVAGQVSRLVYDCNRPLEAPDCIPAKSEVHDVPGNRGLSDAARRARFDHIHTPFHDTVAQVLDRQIARVDGPVTLITLHSFTPVYFGQRRDLELGFLFHSRGDVAEAAVQIETRKGVMKAAVNAPYSATDGVTYSLQKHGDARGLPSVMVEVRNDLIDTEAKAQAVADHLADTLTQAIAAATQGASA, encoded by the coding sequence ATGGATGCGCTGGACTGGCCTGCGGTCGCGGTGTTTGGCGACAACGGCGATGGCGCTGTGGTGCTGGTCTGTGAACATGCCTCGGCCTTTATTCCGCCTGCCCTGGATGGGCTGGGAATAGGCGATTCGGCGCGGTTGTCCCATGTGGCATGGGATATCGGCGCGCTGGACATGGCCCGGCGGCTTTGCGCGCGGATGCGCGCGCCCTTGGTTGCGGGGCAGGTGTCCCGGCTGGTCTATGACTGCAACAGGCCACTTGAGGCGCCCGACTGTATCCCCGCGAAAAGCGAAGTGCACGATGTCCCGGGGAATCGCGGCCTGAGCGATGCGGCGCGCCGCGCGCGGTTCGATCACATCCACACTCCGTTCCATGACACGGTGGCGCAGGTTCTGGATCGCCAGATTGCCCGGGTCGATGGCCCCGTGACGCTGATCACCCTGCACAGCTTTACCCCCGTTTATTTCGGTCAGCGCCGCGATCTTGAACTGGGGTTCCTGTTCCACAGTCGCGGCGACGTGGCCGAGGCGGCGGTTCAGATCGAAACCCGCAAAGGCGTGATGAAGGCGGCGGTCAACGCGCCCTATTCCGCGACGGACGGGGTAACCTACAGCCTTCAAAAACACGGCGATGCGCGCGGGTTGCCCTCCGTCATGGTCGAGGTTCGCAACGATCTGATCGACACCGAGGCCAAGGCCCAAGCGGTGGCCGATCATCTGGCAGACACCCTGACCCAGGCCATTGCGGCCGCAACGCAAGGGGCAAGCGCATGA
- a CDS encoding TRAP transporter small permease subunit, with protein sequence MTPLRRYIAVVDRINRAIGRVTMYGIFALMAVLLWSSISKTFFNPSLWTLEMAQFLMVGYYILGGPYSIQMGSNVRMDLLYGEWSTRRKAAVDIVTVCFLIFYLGVLLWGGIDSTEYAFKYGGERSPTAWRPYIWPIKVVMCIGIFLMLLQAISELFKDILRLRGEEVPVNVL encoded by the coding sequence ATGACGCCTCTGCGCCGCTATATCGCCGTTGTGGACCGGATCAATCGCGCCATCGGGCGGGTGACGATGTATGGCATCTTTGCCCTGATGGCGGTGCTGCTGTGGTCGTCGATTTCCAAGACTTTCTTCAACCCGTCGCTTTGGACGCTGGAAATGGCTCAGTTCCTGATGGTCGGCTACTACATCCTTGGCGGGCCCTATTCGATCCAGATGGGATCGAACGTGCGGATGGACCTGCTGTATGGCGAATGGTCGACGCGGCGCAAGGCGGCGGTCGATATCGTCACCGTGTGTTTCCTGATCTTCTACCTTGGCGTGCTGCTGTGGGGCGGGATCGACAGCACCGAATACGCCTTCAAGTACGGCGGCGAGCGCAGTCCAACGGCCTGGAGGCCCTATATCTGGCCGATCAAGGTGGTGATGTGCATCGGTATTTTCCTGATGCTGCTGCAAGCCATATCCGAGCTGTTCAAGGACATCCTGCGCCTGCGCGGCGAAGAGGTTCCCGTCAATGTCCTATGA